A section of the Triticum dicoccoides isolate Atlit2015 ecotype Zavitan chromosome 7A, WEW_v2.0, whole genome shotgun sequence genome encodes:
- the LOC119330978 gene encoding receptor protein kinase-like protein ZAR1, with protein MAAVRAAAVAVLLAAVAVAAAALNTDGLALLALKFAVTDDPGSGLDTWRDADPDPCGWAGVTCVDGGGGRVAGVELANLSLAGYLPSELSLLSELETLALPSNRLSGQIPVAISALQKLTTLDLAHNFLSGQIPAGIGRLASLSRLDLSSNQLNGTLPPSIAGLPRLSGVLNLSYNHFVGGIPPEFGGIPVAVSLDLRGNDLAGEIPQVGSLVNQGPTAFDDNPRLCGFPLKIECAGERDEPRIPQSNPGMNPGAAAQVGRPPKRRSSPTVPILAVIVVAAIVAGLVLQWQCRRRCAATTRDEEKESSTKEKSAAVTLAGTEERRGGGEEGELFVAVDDGFGMELEELLRASAYVVGKSRGGIVYRVVPGRGTAVAVRRLSEPDDGDGTESGWRRRRAFEAEAAAIGRARHPNVARLRAYYYAPDEKLLIYDYLGNGSLHSALHGGPTASPTPLPWSVRLSIVQGAARGLAYLHECSPRRYVHGCIKSSKILLDDELRPHVSGFGLARLVAGAHKTAQSRKLGSAACALRSGALSALSYVAPELRAPGGTAAAATQKGDVFAFGVLLLEAVTGRQPTEGEGGLELEAWVRRAFKEERPLSEVVDPTLLGEVHAKKQVLAVFHVALGCTEPDPELRPRMRAVAESLDRVN; from the exons ATGGCGGCcgtgcgggcggcggcggtggcggtgctgCTGGCGGCCGTGGCCGTGGCGGCGGCCGCGCTGAACACGGACGGCCTGGCGCTTCTCGCGCTCAAGTTCGCGGTGACCGATGACCCTGGCAGCGGTCTCGACACCTGGAGGGACGCCGACCCCGACCCCTGCGGCTGGGCCGGCGTCACCTGCGTCGACGGCGGCGGGGGCCgggtcgccggcgtcgagctcgccaACCTCTCGCTCGCGGGCTACCTGCCCTCCGAGCTCTCCCTGCTCTCCGAGCTCGAGACGCTGGCGCTGCCGTCCAACCGCCTCTCCGGCCAGATCCCGGTCGCCATCTCCGCGCTGCAGAAGCTCACCACCCTAGACCTGGCGCACAACTTCCTGTCCGGCCAGATTCCCGCCGGGATTGGGAGGCTCGCCTCCTTGTCCCGCCTCGATTTGTCCTCCAACCAGCTCAACGGGACGCTCCCGCCGTCCATCGCGGGGCTTCCGCGTCTCTCCGGCGTGCTCAACCTCAGCTACAACCATTTCGTCGGCGGGATCCCGCCGGAGTTCGGCGGCATTCCCGTCGCTGTCAGCCTTGACCTCCGGGGGAACGACCTCGCCGGCGAGATCCCGCAGGTGGGCTCGCTCGTCAACCAGGGCCCCACCGCCTTCGACGACAACCCGAGGCTCTGCGGGTTCCCGCTCAAGATCGAGTGCGCCGGGGAGAGGGATGAGCCAAGAATCCCGCAGTCGAACCCTGGCATGAACCCTGGTGCGGCGGCGCAGGTTGGGAGGCCGCCGAAGCGTCGGTCGTCGCCCACGGTGCCGATTCTCGCCGTCATTGTGGTGGCGGCCATCGTCGCAGGGCTAGTGCTGCAGTGGCAGTGCCGGAGGCGGTGCGCTGCGACGACCAGGGACGAGGAGAAGGAGTCGTCGACCAAGGAGAAGAGCGCGGCGGTGACGCTCGCCGGCACTGAagagcggcgcggcggcggggaggagggggagcTGTTCGTGGCCGTGGACGACGGTTtcgggatggagctggaggagctgCTCCGGGCGTCCGCCTACGTCGTGGGGAAGAGCCGCGGCGGCATCGTGTACAGGGTCGTCCCCGGCCGCGGCACCGCCGTGGCCGTCCGCCGTCTCAGCGAGCCCGACGACGGCGATGGCACTGAGTCCGGGTGGCGCCGGCGCCGTGCCTTCGAGGCCGAGGCTGCCGCCATCGGCCGCGCGCGCCATCCCAACGTCGCCCGCCTCCGCGCATACTACTACGCCCCAGACGAGAAGCTGCTCATCTACGACTACCTCGGCAATGGCTCCCTCCACTCCGCCCTCCACG GTGGCCCGACGGCTTCGCCAACGCCATTGCCGTGGTCGGTGAGGCTGTCCATCGTGCAGGGCGCGGCGAGGGGGCTGGCATACCTGCACGAGTGCAGCCCTCGCCGGTACGTGCACGGCTGCATCAAGTCGTCCAAGATCCTGCTCGACGACGAGCTCCGTCCGCACGTCTCCGGCTTCGGCCTCGCTCGCCTCGTCGCCGGCGCGCACAAGACGGCGCAGTCGAGGAAGCtcggcagcgcggcgtgcgcgctcCGCAGCGGCGCCCTGTCGGCGCTGTCGTACGTGGCGCCGGAGCTGCGCGCGCCGGGGGGCACGGCCGCGGCGGCGACGCAGAAAGGGGACGTGTTCGCGTTCGGGGTGCTGCTGCTGGAGGCGGTGACCGGGCGGCAGCCGACGGAGGGGGAGGGCGGGCTGGAGCTGGAGGCGTGGGTGCGGCGAGCCTTCAAGGAGGAGCGGCCGCTGTCGGAGGTGGTGGACCCGACGCTGCTCGGCGAGGTGCACGCCAAGAAGCAGGTCCTCGCCGTGTTCCACGTGGCGCTCGGCTGCACCGAGCCCGACCCGGAGCTGCGCCCCCGCATGCGCGCCGTCGCCGAGAGCCTCGACCGGGTGAACTAG
- the LOC119331657 gene encoding putative tRNA (cytidine(34)-2'-O)-methyltransferase isoform X1, giving the protein MEVGLRLRALAHSRAAFAGFSAAAHGCRHRQPCRVASSSASCSLAVASSGNGAAAGPVGSGVEVARAKRMLHVVLVSPLIPGNTGSIARTCAASAVGLHLVGPLGFHVDDTKLKRAGLDYWPYVVVKIHDSWDEFRDYFMKQDGQKRLLAFTKRGTHIHSDFSYKPGDWLVFGSETKGLPESALEDCSGEALGGGTIRIPMVETYVRCLNLSVSVGVALYEAARQLNYEQLQYQPDLPEEAQGLFPAEDVYG; this is encoded by the exons ATGGAGGTGGGCTTGCGGCTACGCGCTCTCGCCCACAGCCGCGCGGCATTCGCCGGATTTTCAGCGGCCGCGCACGGCTGCAGGCATCGCCAACCGTGCCGCGTAGCCTCTTCATCTGCCTCCTGTTCCC TTGCAGTTGCTTCCAGCGGCAATGGAGCCGCGGCTGGACCCGTGGGGAGCGGCGTGGAGGTCGCGCGCGCCAAGAGGATGCTCCATGTGGTGCTGGTTTCCCCTCTG ATCCCAGGAAATACAGGATCTATTGCAAGGACTTGTGCAGCTTCAGCAGTTGGCCTCCATCTTGTCGGG CCATTGGGTTTTCATGTGGATGACACAAAACTTAAGCGTGCTGGATTGGATTATTGGCC ATATGTTGTCGTTAAGATTCATGACTCCTGGGATGAGTTCCGAGATTATTTCATGAAGCAG GATGGGCAAAAAAGATTGTTGGCATTTACCAAAAGAGGCACCCACATTCATTCA GATTTCTCATATAAGCCTGGGGACTGGCTAGTATTCGGGTCCGAGACAAAAGGGCTACCAGAGTCCGCCCTGGAAGACTGCTCCGGAGAAGCCCTGGGTGGTGGAACCATCCGAATTCCGATGGTGGAAACCTATGTCCGGTGCCTGAACCTCTCGGTGAGTGTTGGAGTAGCGCTGTACGAAGCAGCGAGGCAGCTGAACTACGAGCAGCTCCAGTACCAACCTGATCTCCCAGAGGAAGCGCAAGGACTGTTCCCAGCAGAGGATGTCTATGGATGA
- the LOC119331657 gene encoding uncharacterized protein LOC119331657 isoform X2, which produces MEVGLRLRALAHSRAAFAGFSAAAHGCRHRQPCRVASSSASCSLAVASSGNGAAAGPVGSGVEVARAKRMLHVVLVSPLIPGNTGSIARTCAASAVGLHLVGPLGFHVDDTKLKRAGLDYWPYVVVKIHDSWDEFRDYFMKQDGQKRLLAFTKRGTHIHSARFKFSLLIEVQDLLHAAQCICRRKNLQSNMLQLRTTGFYMHAFVLKLHAQG; this is translated from the exons ATGGAGGTGGGCTTGCGGCTACGCGCTCTCGCCCACAGCCGCGCGGCATTCGCCGGATTTTCAGCGGCCGCGCACGGCTGCAGGCATCGCCAACCGTGCCGCGTAGCCTCTTCATCTGCCTCCTGTTCCC TTGCAGTTGCTTCCAGCGGCAATGGAGCCGCGGCTGGACCCGTGGGGAGCGGCGTGGAGGTCGCGCGCGCCAAGAGGATGCTCCATGTGGTGCTGGTTTCCCCTCTG ATCCCAGGAAATACAGGATCTATTGCAAGGACTTGTGCAGCTTCAGCAGTTGGCCTCCATCTTGTCGGG CCATTGGGTTTTCATGTGGATGACACAAAACTTAAGCGTGCTGGATTGGATTATTGGCC ATATGTTGTCGTTAAGATTCATGACTCCTGGGATGAGTTCCGAGATTATTTCATGAAGCAG GATGGGCAAAAAAGATTGTTGGCATTTACCAAAAGAGGCACCCACATTCATTCA GCAAGATTTAAGTTTTCCCTCCTCATTGAGGTTCAAGATTTGCTCCATGCAGCTCAGTGCATCTGCAGAAGGAAGAATCTGCAGTCTAACATGCTCCAGCTGAG GACAACGGGTTTCTACATGCATGCCTTTGTGCTGAAGCTTCATGCACAGGGGTAA